Proteins co-encoded in one Armatimonadota bacterium genomic window:
- a CDS encoding glycerophosphodiester phosphodiesterase family protein, with the protein MSRPQVIAHRGASAQAPENTLAAFRRALALGVDAVELDVHLSADGEPVVLHDSIVDRTTDGTGLVRDLALAALRRLDAGRWFGEAFAGERIPTLAEALDLLRGVRVIVEIKNGPIYYPTIAERVVAVTRAVGHPAVTISSFDHPVLLEVRRADPAADTAVLFMGRPVDPVALATAAGARRLHAHWMWVTADMVAMAHQAALAVEVWPVDDPVHMAHVAALGVDGIITSYPDRLQAVLTGRRADVR; encoded by the coding sequence GTGAGCCGGCCGCAGGTGATCGCGCACCGGGGCGCGTCGGCTCAGGCGCCCGAGAACACGCTGGCGGCCTTCCGGCGGGCGCTGGCGCTCGGAGTCGACGCGGTGGAACTCGACGTGCACCTGTCGGCCGACGGCGAGCCGGTCGTGCTGCACGACTCGATCGTCGACCGCACGACCGACGGCACCGGCCTGGTGCGGGACCTGGCGCTGGCGGCCCTGCGGCGTCTGGACGCGGGGCGCTGGTTCGGCGAGGCGTTCGCCGGCGAGCGCATCCCCACGCTGGCCGAGGCGCTCGACCTCCTGCGCGGGGTGCGCGTGATCGTCGAGATCAAGAACGGGCCGATCTACTACCCGACGATCGCGGAGCGGGTGGTGGCGGTGACGCGCGCAGTCGGCCACCCGGCGGTGACGATCTCGTCGTTCGACCACCCGGTGCTGCTGGAGGTCCGGCGCGCCGACCCCGCCGCGGATACGGCCGTGCTGTTCATGGGACGGCCGGTCGATCCCGTCGCGCTGGCGACCGCCGCGGGCGCCCGTCGGCTCCACGCGCACTGGATGTGGGTCACGGCGGACATGGTGGCCATGGCCCACCAGGCGGCCCTGGCCGTGGAGGTCTGGCCTGTCGACGACCCCGTCCACATGGCCCATGTCGCAGCGCTGGGCGTCGACGGCATCATCACCAGCTATCCCGACCGGCTCCAGGCGGTCCTCACCGGGCGGCGCGCCGACGTGCGCTGA
- a CDS encoding HAD-IIA family hydrolase has protein sequence MPEGLARPARLYAGYAFDLDGTLYLGETVLPGAVETVAAVRRAGARVVFLSNNPLRTREEYAAKLTRLGIPAAPEDVINSSYVLVRYLSATAPGASLLVIGEPSVQAELRVAGFALTEDPRRADYVVACFDRTFDYRKLKLGFDALRAGARFIATNRDAYCPTPDGGLPDCGAIIAALEACSGRQVETVVGKPSPITGRALLERLGTAPADALMVGDRLETDIALGVAVGMATALVLTGVTTREAALAASPRPDYILESVAQVLPEAHG, from the coding sequence ATGCCCGAAGGGCTGGCGCGGCCGGCGCGCCTGTACGCCGGGTACGCGTTCGACCTCGACGGCACGCTCTACCTGGGCGAGACGGTCCTGCCCGGCGCCGTCGAGACCGTGGCCGCGGTGCGGCGGGCCGGTGCCCGCGTCGTGTTCCTCTCGAACAACCCGCTGCGCACCCGCGAGGAGTACGCGGCCAAGCTGACCCGGCTCGGCATCCCCGCGGCGCCCGAGGACGTGATCAACTCGTCCTACGTCCTGGTGCGCTACCTGTCGGCCACAGCGCCCGGGGCGTCCCTGCTCGTCATCGGCGAGCCATCGGTGCAGGCCGAGCTGCGCGTGGCGGGCTTCGCCCTCACCGAGGATCCCCGCCGGGCGGACTACGTCGTGGCCTGCTTCGACCGGACCTTCGACTACCGCAAGCTGAAGCTCGGGTTCGACGCGCTGCGCGCGGGCGCGCGCTTCATCGCCACCAACCGGGACGCCTACTGTCCCACCCCGGACGGCGGCCTGCCCGACTGCGGGGCGATCATCGCGGCGCTGGAGGCGTGCTCTGGCCGCCAGGTGGAGACCGTGGTCGGCAAGCCCTCGCCGATCACCGGGCGGGCGCTGCTCGAGCGCCTGGGCACAGCGCCCGCCGACGCCCTCATGGTGGGCGACCGCCTGGAGACCGACATCGCCCTGGGCGTCGCCGTGGGGATGGCCACCGCGCTGGTGCTGACCGGGGTGACCACGCGCGAGGCGGCGCTGGCCGCCTCGCCCCGGCCCGATTACATCCTCGAGAGCGTCGCCCAGGTGTTACCGGAGGCCCACGGGTGA
- the ispH gene encoding 4-hydroxy-3-methylbut-2-enyl diphosphate reductase, giving the protein MEIVLARHQGFCGGVRRAVEMSEAAARDTGGRAQTWGPLIHNPQVVGKLEAQGLAVVERLDDLGGEAFVVSAYGVEHAVLDAARARGMRIVDATCPVVIRAHSLAHRLVEEGYQLIVVGDHGHPEMVTLKEALGDKVTVVHTLEEARQVKLRGKIGVMSQTTQSMENFRAIVGDLALRTKELKVLNTLCPAITVRQEEAERLVEEVDALVVVGGHHSSNTTRLAEIGRARGVPTYHIEVADELVPAWFHGRRKVGVMSGASTPEWIIAQVIRRLEEIGAAHEEAAASPVP; this is encoded by the coding sequence GTGGAGATCGTGCTCGCCAGGCACCAGGGCTTCTGCGGCGGCGTGCGCCGGGCGGTCGAGATGTCCGAGGCCGCTGCGCGCGACACTGGTGGTCGGGCCCAGACGTGGGGCCCGCTGATCCACAATCCCCAAGTGGTGGGGAAGCTCGAGGCGCAGGGGCTGGCGGTCGTCGAGCGCCTGGACGACCTCGGCGGCGAGGCGTTCGTCGTGTCCGCCTACGGCGTGGAACACGCGGTACTGGACGCGGCGCGCGCGCGGGGCATGCGGATCGTGGACGCGACCTGTCCGGTGGTCATCCGGGCGCACTCGCTGGCCCACCGGCTGGTGGAGGAAGGCTACCAGCTCATCGTCGTCGGGGATCACGGGCATCCCGAGATGGTGACGCTGAAGGAGGCTCTGGGCGACAAGGTGACCGTCGTCCACACCCTGGAGGAAGCCCGGCAGGTCAAGCTACGCGGCAAGATCGGCGTCATGTCGCAGACGACCCAGTCCATGGAGAACTTTCGCGCCATCGTCGGCGACCTGGCGCTGCGCACCAAGGAGCTGAAGGTCCTCAACACGCTCTGCCCCGCCATCACCGTGCGCCAGGAGGAGGCCGAACGCCTGGTGGAAGAGGTGGACGCGCTGGTGGTGGTGGGCGGACACCACAGCAGCAACACCACGCGTCTGGCCGAGATCGGGCGCGCGCGGGGTGTGCCCACCTACCACATCGAGGTCGCCGACGAACTCGTCCCGGCGTGGTTCCACGGTCGGCGCAAGGTGGGCGTCATGTCGGGGGCCTCCACCCCCGAGTGGATCATCGCTCAGGTGATCCGCCGCCTCGAGGAGATCGGGGCGGCGCACGAGGAGGCCGCTGCCTCGCCGGTGCCGTGA
- a CDS encoding iron ABC transporter permease, with translation MSSPAVDVVPLPAAARRWRLPAVVWVAPIYGFLFLFIVFPLWRLFADAVSTDEGQWTVRYLVDFARDAFYQRALLNSVVVAGGTVLGCAVIGFLAAFLLVRYDFPGRALFSYLTMLPIIMPPLVGIMGLVFILGRAGTVNVLLMDYLGLRTPVNFIYGWHGVLLAMILHYFPLITLNVVDGLSKVDASLEEAAEAVGARGLRKVLDITIPLVTPGFISGATLVFILAFADFATPLVVGVQNLIASQAYLNIVQFVDRRLFKMGIVIGALMAAMAIVFLVVARRIVAMREYAVVSYRAVERRPLGGLWRVVVPAFFTAVLTLAFLPYLGVALAAFGRAWSLTPFPTRFTLAHLDAVLHLTPIYVINTLRWSVLAVAIILAVGVPLGWVLARSTVPGRGLMDAIVTLVLALPGTAIGIAYIRAFHFPLPLVGLVLSRLWIIMPLVLAVRRMPYTVRATFAALLNLHRSMEEAAASVGASGLRTFFDVTLPLIWRGVLAGALFSLMFALQEAAATILLFLPGWETMTVGIFTFYTSGTIGQAAALGFVLILLCAATLYAVYRLTGARMGGLFGSGGG, from the coding sequence GTGAGCTCCCCGGCGGTCGACGTCGTCCCGCTGCCGGCCGCAGCCCGCCGCTGGCGCCTGCCGGCGGTGGTCTGGGTGGCGCCGATCTACGGCTTCCTGTTCCTCTTCATCGTCTTCCCCCTGTGGCGCCTGTTCGCCGACGCCGTCTCCACCGACGAGGGCCAGTGGACGGTGCGCTACCTGGTGGACTTCGCCCGCGACGCGTTCTACCAACGGGCGCTGCTCAACTCGGTGGTGGTCGCCGGCGGCACGGTGCTGGGCTGCGCCGTCATCGGCTTCCTGGCGGCGTTCCTGCTGGTGCGCTACGATTTCCCGGGCCGCGCGTTGTTCTCGTACCTGACGATGCTGCCCATCATCATGCCGCCCCTCGTGGGCATCATGGGGCTGGTCTTCATCCTCGGGCGGGCCGGCACCGTGAACGTGCTGTTGATGGACTACCTGGGGCTGCGGACCCCCGTGAACTTCATCTACGGCTGGCACGGGGTCCTGCTGGCCATGATCCTGCACTACTTCCCGCTGATCACGCTCAACGTGGTCGACGGCCTGAGCAAGGTCGACGCCTCGCTGGAGGAAGCCGCCGAGGCCGTCGGCGCCCGCGGTCTGCGCAAGGTCCTGGACATCACCATCCCGCTGGTCACCCCGGGGTTCATTTCGGGCGCCACGCTGGTCTTCATCCTGGCCTTCGCCGACTTCGCGACGCCGCTGGTGGTGGGCGTGCAGAACCTGATCGCCTCGCAGGCGTACCTCAACATCGTCCAGTTCGTCGACCGGCGGCTGTTCAAGATGGGCATCGTGATCGGCGCGCTGATGGCGGCCATGGCCATCGTCTTCCTGGTGGTGGCCCGCCGCATCGTGGCCATGCGGGAGTACGCCGTGGTCTCCTACCGGGCCGTCGAGCGTCGGCCGCTGGGCGGCCTGTGGCGGGTGGTGGTGCCGGCCTTCTTCACGGCCGTGCTGACCCTGGCCTTCCTGCCCTACCTGGGCGTGGCCCTGGCCGCGTTTGGCCGCGCGTGGTCGCTGACGCCGTTCCCCACGCGGTTCACGCTGGCCCACCTGGACGCCGTACTGCACCTGACGCCGATCTACGTCATCAACACCCTGCGCTGGAGCGTCCTGGCCGTGGCGATCATCCTGGCGGTGGGCGTGCCGCTGGGGTGGGTGCTGGCGCGGAGCACGGTGCCCGGGCGCGGGCTCATGGACGCCATCGTGACCCTGGTCCTCGCCCTCCCCGGCACGGCCATCGGCATCGCCTACATCCGCGCGTTTCACTTTCCCCTCCCGCTGGTGGGGCTGGTGCTGAGCCGCCTGTGGATCATCATGCCGCTGGTGCTGGCCGTGCGCCGCATGCCGTACACCGTGCGCGCCACGTTCGCGGCCCTGTTGAACCTCCACCGGTCCATGGAGGAAGCGGCCGCCAGCGTGGGCGCCTCCGGCCTGCGCACCTTCTTCGACGTCACCCTGCCCCTGATCTGGCGCGGTGTGCTGGCCGGCGCGCTCTTCTCGCTCATGTTCGCCCTGCAGGAGGCGGCGGCCACGATCCTGCTGTTCCTGCCGGGCTGGGAGACGATGACCGTCGGCATCTTCACGTTCTACACGTCGGGCACGATCGGACAGGCTGCCGCCCTGGGCTTCGTGCTGATCCTGCTGTGCGCGGCGACGCTGTACGCCGTCTACCGCCTGACGGGCGCGCGCATGGGCGGGCTGTTCGGCTCCGGCGGCGGATGA
- the der gene encoding ribosome biogenesis GTPase Der, protein MSARAGLPVVAIVGRPNVGKSALFNRLIGRRVAIVEDVPGVTRDRLYAETAWRGRRFVLVDTGGLISDATEGLAARIRAQATRAAAEADVVLLVVDAHDGLVPEDHAVAEVVRRAGAPVLVVANKVDGPARDPAVGEFFALGFGDPLPVSALHGRGVGDLLDAVVALLPPAPAEAPAAAAPPAVAIVGRPNVGKSSLVNAILGEERVVVDAAPGTTRDAVDTVLARDGQRLVLIDTAGLRRPSRVHEAVEAYGVARTRRAIARAQVAVLVLDAAEPVADQDQHIARQIAEAGRGLVIALNKWDLVAATPRRDPQRERAVRHALRFVPYAPLVVTSAVRGWGIGTLLTTVEQVAAAYRARIPTGVLNRIVGEAVRRMQPPADAAGRRLRIYYATQPESAPPRIVLFVNEPQRMSEAYLRYLERAIRQAYPLPGVPLHFVLRRRGEAP, encoded by the coding sequence GTGAGCGCCCGCGCCGGGCTGCCGGTCGTCGCCATCGTCGGCCGGCCCAACGTCGGGAAGTCCGCGCTGTTCAACCGCCTGATCGGCCGTCGCGTCGCCATCGTCGAGGACGTCCCGGGCGTCACCCGCGACCGCCTCTACGCGGAGACCGCGTGGCGCGGGCGGCGATTCGTCCTGGTCGATACCGGCGGGTTGATCTCCGACGCCACCGAGGGGCTCGCGGCCCGCATCCGCGCCCAGGCCACGCGGGCCGCTGCGGAGGCCGACGTGGTGCTTCTCGTGGTCGACGCCCACGACGGCCTGGTGCCCGAGGACCATGCTGTGGCCGAGGTGGTCCGCCGCGCGGGCGCGCCGGTGCTGGTCGTCGCCAACAAGGTGGACGGTCCCGCGCGCGACCCTGCGGTCGGCGAGTTCTTCGCCCTGGGGTTTGGGGACCCGCTGCCGGTCTCGGCGCTCCACGGGCGGGGGGTGGGCGACCTGCTGGATGCCGTGGTGGCGCTGCTCCCGCCGGCGCCCGCCGAGGCGCCCGCGGCCGCGGCGCCGCCGGCGGTGGCCATCGTCGGGCGGCCCAACGTCGGGAAGTCGTCGCTGGTCAACGCCATCCTGGGTGAGGAACGCGTGGTGGTGGACGCCGCCCCGGGCACCACCCGCGACGCCGTCGACACCGTGCTCGCCCGCGATGGGCAGCGCCTGGTGCTGATCGACACCGCGGGGTTAAGGCGACCCTCGCGCGTGCACGAGGCGGTCGAGGCGTACGGCGTCGCCCGGACGCGCCGGGCGATCGCGCGGGCCCAGGTGGCCGTGCTCGTGCTGGATGCCGCCGAGCCCGTGGCAGACCAGGACCAGCACATCGCGCGCCAGATCGCCGAGGCCGGGCGTGGGCTCGTCATCGCCCTCAACAAGTGGGACCTGGTGGCGGCGACACCCCGGCGGGACCCCCAGCGCGAACGGGCGGTGCGCCACGCGCTCCGGTTCGTGCCCTACGCGCCGCTGGTGGTGACCTCGGCCGTGCGCGGCTGGGGTATCGGGACGTTGCTGACCACCGTCGAGCAGGTGGCTGCCGCCTACCGCGCGCGCATTCCCACCGGCGTGCTGAACCGCATCGTGGGCGAGGCCGTCCGGCGCATGCAGCCGCCGGCCGACGCCGCAGGCCGCCGGCTGCGCATCTACTACGCCACGCAGCCCGAGTCCGCGCCGCCGCGCATCGTCCTGTTCGTCAACGAGCCCCAGCGGATGTCCGAGGCCTACCTGCGCTACCTCGAGCGCGCGATCCGCCAGGCGTATCCGCTGCCGGGCGTACCCCTGCACTTCGTCCTGCGGCGGCGCGGGGAGGCCCCGTAG
- a CDS encoding glycerol-3-phosphate dehydrogenase/oxidase produces the protein MRQSRDDAFRALAAGVDVLVIGGGITGAGVALDAATRGYRVGLVERADFAAGTSSRSTRLVHGGIRYLPQGHVSLVRDALVERGRLLRLAPHLVRPLAFVVPLYAGARRPLGVRLPALARPFAPLGVRLGLTVYDLFARAPQLRHRRLSLDELRRLAPGLRTAGLRMALRYYDARTDDVRLTHAVLATARAHGAITVNYAEVTALVRQHGTVRGAAVLDRLSGRTVEVPARAVVNATGIWAERVAALDAPPTFRIRHSKGVHLVVRPEAVDATDAIVIPETDDGRLGFIVPWAGRFVLGTTDEPYDGDLAAPVATAAEVAYLLEHANRYLVRPLRHDDITATYAGVRPLIGAAAGSTAALSRDHVVVTSPGGLVTVTGGKLTTYRKMAEDAVNVVAARLGGARPCQTATLPLAGADGLDEARDALEAVGLPAPVCAHVLETYGGLARELAALVRADPSLAAPLAPGLPHVAAEVVYACRAEQAVGLADCLYLRTRLAVLDAQAADAAAPGVARLLARELAWDEAELARQLEVYRALRHRETAALTATAPLPAASG, from the coding sequence ATGCGGCAATCGCGCGACGACGCATTTCGCGCGCTGGCGGCCGGGGTCGACGTGCTCGTGATCGGCGGCGGGATCACGGGGGCGGGCGTGGCCCTGGACGCGGCCACGCGCGGCTACCGCGTCGGCCTGGTGGAGCGCGCGGACTTCGCCGCCGGCACCAGCAGCCGATCCACGCGGCTGGTGCACGGCGGGATTCGCTACCTCCCCCAGGGACACGTCAGCCTGGTGCGCGATGCGCTCGTCGAGCGCGGGCGGCTGCTGCGCCTCGCCCCGCACCTGGTGCGTCCGCTGGCGTTCGTCGTGCCGCTGTACGCCGGGGCGCGCCGACCGCTGGGCGTGCGGCTGCCGGCGCTCGCGCGCCCGTTCGCCCCCCTGGGCGTGCGCCTGGGGCTGACCGTCTACGATCTCTTCGCCCGCGCGCCGCAGCTGCGCCACCGGCGCCTGTCGCTCGACGAGCTGCGCCGGCTGGCCCCCGGCCTGCGGACGGCCGGCCTGCGGATGGCCCTGCGCTACTACGACGCGCGCACCGACGACGTGCGGCTCACGCACGCGGTGCTCGCCACCGCCCGCGCCCACGGCGCGATCACGGTGAACTACGCCGAGGTCACCGCGCTGGTGCGGCAGCACGGCACGGTCCGAGGGGCTGCGGTGCTCGACCGACTCTCGGGCCGCACGGTCGAGGTGCCGGCCCGCGCCGTGGTCAACGCCACGGGAATCTGGGCCGAGCGCGTGGCCGCGCTGGACGCGCCCCCGACCTTCCGGATCCGCCACAGCAAGGGCGTCCACCTCGTGGTGCGTCCGGAGGCCGTGGACGCCACCGACGCCATCGTCATTCCCGAAACCGACGACGGCCGGCTGGGTTTCATCGTGCCGTGGGCCGGCCGGTTCGTGCTGGGCACCACCGACGAGCCCTACGACGGCGATCTGGCCGCGCCGGTGGCGACCGCGGCCGAGGTGGCCTACCTGCTCGAGCACGCCAACCGCTACCTGGTGCGTCCGCTGAGGCACGACGACATCACCGCCACTTACGCCGGCGTGCGGCCGCTGATCGGCGCTGCTGCCGGGTCGACTGCGGCGCTCTCGCGGGACCACGTGGTGGTCACCTCGCCCGGGGGGCTCGTCACGGTCACCGGCGGCAAGCTCACGACCTACCGCAAGATGGCAGAGGATGCGGTCAACGTGGTGGCCGCCCGCCTGGGCGGCGCGCGGCCCTGCCAGACGGCGACGCTGCCCCTGGCCGGGGCTGACGGCCTGGACGAGGCGCGCGACGCGCTCGAGGCGGTGGGGCTGCCCGCGCCAGTGTGCGCACACGTGCTGGAGACCTACGGGGGCCTGGCCCGCGAGCTCGCGGCCCTCGTGCGCGCCGATCCCTCGCTGGCCGCGCCGCTTGCGCCCGGTCTCCCGCATGTGGCCGCAGAGGTGGTCTATGCGTGCCGTGCCGAGCAGGCGGTGGGGCTGGCCGACTGCCTCTACCTGCGGACGCGCCTGGCGGTCCTGGACGCGCAGGCGGCGGATGCGGCCGCTCCCGGGGTGGCGCGGCTGCTGGCTCGCGAGCTGGCCTGGGACGAGGCGGAACTCGCCCGGCAGCTCGAGGTGTATCGGGCGTTGCGCCACCGCGAGACGGCCGCGCTGACCGCCACAGCCCCCCTCCCTGCAGCCTCCGGCTGA
- the mutM gene encoding DNA-formamidopyrimidine glycosylase, with amino-acid sequence MPELPEVETARRTLAAQVVGRRIVGVDVRRPVALRTHRPAEAARLLVGRTIRDVQRRGKALLVTLDEGWTLVFHYTLWGVVVVRPTPANDAMTAMVVALDDGRVIEFRELQLSSLHLVPTDDLARVSFLADLGVDPLDPGLTYRRFRELTAGRGTVRNLLTDQRRLAGIGNLWVQEILFAAGLRPTRTAASLDEAAWRRLFRAVRTVLARAVRAGGEPDFVDATGRKGRARLHVYGRGGQPCRVCGARIVAARAAGRPAFYCPQCQR; translated from the coding sequence ATGCCCGAACTGCCCGAGGTCGAAACCGCACGCCGCACGCTCGCCGCGCAGGTGGTGGGGCGACGCATCGTGGGGGTCGACGTGCGCCGCCCGGTGGCGCTCCGCACCCACCGGCCCGCCGAGGCTGCCCGCCTGCTGGTCGGACGCACGATTCGCGACGTGCAGCGCCGCGGCAAGGCGCTGCTGGTGACCCTCGACGAGGGCTGGACGCTCGTGTTCCACTACACCCTGTGGGGCGTGGTGGTCGTGCGCCCCACGCCCGCCAACGATGCCATGACCGCGATGGTCGTGGCGCTCGACGACGGGCGGGTGATCGAGTTCCGCGAGCTGCAGCTCAGCAGCCTGCACCTCGTGCCCACCGACGACCTCGCCCGCGTGTCGTTCCTGGCCGACCTGGGCGTCGACCCGCTCGATCCGGGGTTGACGTACCGCCGTTTCCGGGAGCTCACGGCGGGGCGGGGCACCGTGCGCAACCTCCTAACCGACCAGCGGCGCCTGGCCGGCATCGGGAACCTGTGGGTGCAGGAGATCCTGTTCGCCGCCGGCCTGCGCCCCACACGTACCGCCGCGTCCCTCGACGAGGCTGCCTGGCGGCGGCTCTTTCGGGCGGTGCGGACTGTGCTCGCCCGGGCCGTCCGCGCCGGCGGGGAGCCCGACTTCGTCGACGCCACGGGCCGAAAGGGCCGCGCGCGCCTGCACGTCTACGGGCGCGGTGGGCAGCCCTGCCGCGTGTGCGGGGCGCGCATCGTCGCCGCCCGCGCCGCCGGGCGTCCTGCGTTCTACTGTCCGCAGTGCCAGCGATGA
- a CDS encoding DUF971 domain-containing protein, with translation MSPKMPTPVEIGSVVERTFRVVWSDGHRAEYTWRTLRMRCPCAACAGEWRHRPPPLTEADVPADIRAMSVSKVGNYALRFVWSDGHDTGLYTYAKLRYELCECGDCRAGRSHGLSPTR, from the coding sequence ATGAGCCCCAAGATGCCCACCCCCGTCGAGATCGGCAGCGTGGTCGAGCGGACGTTCCGCGTCGTCTGGTCCGATGGCCACCGCGCCGAGTACACGTGGCGCACCCTGCGAATGCGCTGCCCCTGCGCGGCGTGCGCAGGCGAGTGGCGCCATCGGCCACCGCCGTTGACCGAGGCCGACGTCCCCGCCGACATCCGCGCCATGAGCGTCTCGAAGGTCGGCAACTACGCGCTGCGCTTCGTCTGGTCCGACGGCCACGACACCGGGCTGTACACGTATGCGAAGCTGCGGTACGAGCTGTGCGAGTGTGGCGACTGTCGGGCGGGGCGATCGCATGGGCTCTCGCCTACGCGGTGA